CAACGACCGCGTAAAATTGCGTTTCCTCTCCGCTAAGAGCTCGCGTCGGTTTCAAGTcgcgagctcttaacgaataaatactgtacactttttttcaaatattatgtTCAGTGTTCCGAATTCGAAGATACCTCGTTGGATCCCGTTTCCACGAAGCACGTGGAAAATACACGATACAcaagattttgatgtttctcacaATACTCTCGATCCCATCTCTAATGAGGATCTAGTGATGTTTCTTCACAGATAGAACAAAAACGTTTTTGGGTATTAAAGTGACACGTTCTCTGTGTCCTTGCTCCGTTTGCGTATTTATCGCAGATGATCGGCCTTACACTCGAAAAACaacaataggaattactcgagggtCTTAATACCTCTATTCCGTGTGTCCACGAAGACGTCTCGTTTGTTCAATTtcacgaaaagaaacaaaacggaAAACTCATCCGGCACGTACGAggtatcgaaacgaacaaataaaaaaaaagaaaaaaaaagtcgacAAGGAACGTTATCTCTGTTGTTTCGCGTGGTCTCGTCGGGGCTGTTCgaatagaaaacaaaaaaaattacacgtatAAAAAAACAATCTGTGCACGTGTGCACGTGACTAACTCTAGTCACTAAGTCAAGCAATCACTGATCTAAATTCTATACAGAAGGATCTGTTTGTAAACTACCGTGAATTCTTTTGGGATAGGTGATACACAACGTTAATCAATGACGAGGACCAAGCTTTTTGTTCGCAAGCTGTGCCTCCGGAAGTGTTATCAGCTTGTCACACAGGTTCAAGAATGAGAAATTGACGAACGGCGGATGGGGGATTCGCAACGGTTCTGTTTATAgaaaataatgtttttttttttttgtctgttGTGCTCCGTTTGTCTTTTTACACACACACGTGCTTCTGATCACGAGCACGAACTTACATGGACCGGCGCGATGTTCTTTACTCCATTGCGGAGGGCGCCTTGCGGGCCTTCTGTTGCGGCTACACAGGGACATAGAGATTTGAGAATTAGAGATCCTGTATTGCAATACCTCTTGTGCGCGAGGTACGCGGAACTATGTTTCCCAAATTGTGACTCGAGCTACGATTTTTCCTCACTGGGTTTGGAATTGCTATCGTTTTTTGAATTTTCTACAGGTAGAATATTTCTGACCGGGGGATATACCGCAACAGGACGCGGGTGTAGCACGACACGCCTGAAGAGATCCGTTTTCCGAGAAGACGATACGTAAATCGTTTTCCTCGCCACGTTAAACAACTACCGTTCCATTTACTCTCTTTGCAGCATCTCACGAGCTAATTCGGAAATACCAAGTTTCGCAACTTAACGTTTCCTTAATATCTTTCTCGAGTTTCTATCGTACGGTGTTAATAACGAGAAACTTATTCCTACAAAGGATCGGTCTTCTATCTCGACAATATCAATCAAGAGGTTAATGCTTCGTAATACTTCGTTTCCTCGATATTAGATTCTTGAGTCTAACAACTTGCAAATTTGTACTTGCGTTACTAAACCCTTTGCgttgtataaatatacatatatttatatcggAGAGTCTCTAATTAATCAAGTTGGAGAAGTTTCCTTCTGTTTGGTCTCTGTCCCTGTTACTGTTTACACGAGTCCCTTCGTTTCCTAACGGTTATGCGTTGAAAGTATATATTTCCTAACACGGAACGAACTAAAGTTTCCGACGATACAAAGAGAAACGCTATTGAAAGAAATCGGTATTGTACTCGCGAGAAACAACGGTCCAGTGATTCAGCTTACCGCTGGGCTCAGTCCGCGCGCGGCACTTCCTCCACGTCCCTTGGTGCGGAACTTGGTGATCGCCTGTTCAGCTAGATCCGCCCTCTCCTCTGCTTCttcaagttcctgttgcgcttTGCGGAATTTGGCAAGATTCAGAGCAGCTATCTCTTCAGCCTCCTCGATCTGTCTCTTGTACGTCTTAATCTTCTGCTGAAGTTTGTCGACAAGATCTTGCATGCGCTCGTGGTTCTTGCGGTCTTCATCCGCCTGAAATTAACGCAGTTATTATTGCAACTGGGATTACAACTAGATTTGAATCAATGTTCACGCGTTACCAGAAGTTTCGAATTCGAAGAACGGCGAAACAATCGCGTTATAAATCTGTCATAGATTGTATCTGgttttatcgatcgaagaatcggCGAAATCGACTCGTACCTGGAAGCTCAACTCCTTGATACGGCGTTCGGACTTGCGGAGGTTCTTCTGAGCATCAGCGTGTCTCCTTTGTTCTCCATCCAATTCGTTCTCCAGTTCGCGGACGCGTTGTTCAAGTTTCTGGATAGCCTTCTTGCCACCTTTGAGGGCGTTTGCCTCGGCTTCGTCCAGACGCACCTGGAGCTCCTTGATTTGAGTCTCGAGAGCCTTGCGCAGTTTCTCTTGAGTTTGAGCGTGATCTTGCTCGGCTCGGAGTTCGTCGGCCAATCTAGCCGCGTCGACCATTGCcttctttgccttctcttcgGAGTTCTTCGCTTCGTTCAGAAGTTCATCCAGATCAGACTGAAACAATTGATTTTCTTCAAATTCCGTgccttcgaataaaaatatttcggtcAACTTTCTACCGTGAGTAACATTTTTAGAAACTATCGTTAACGAATAATCAAGAACGAACGATCCTGTTGATCGTTGCGTTTCGTACAACACGCCTAAAAGTGACCTAAAAGTAATACTCACGTGGAGGGTCTGGAGTTCAGCTTCGAGTTTCCTCTTGGCAGCGGATATAGAGGCATTCTGAGCACCAAGTTCGTTGAGTTGCTCATGGCAGTCGGCCAATTCTTGTTCTGCCTGGCGACGTCCGCGATCCGCTTGTTCCAGAAGAGTGCGGCTTTCTTCGAGTTCGTTCTGCAGTGCGTTGGCCCGACGTTCTGAGATTCCAAGGAGTTCTCTTGCCTCGTCGCGCGCTCGTTGTTCCTCTTCAAGAGCGGTCTGCACGTCCTTCAGTTGTTGTTGGTATCTCTTGATGTTCTTCTGGGCCTCAGCGTTCGCCTTGTTCGCGTGATCCAGAGCGATTTCCAATTCGTTGATGTCGGCCTCGAGCTTCTTCTTCATGCGCAGCGCCTCAGCTTTGCCCTGGAAATTACGCAACATTCGCGtccaattaaaaattttacgagCTACTAAATTTAACGATTGCGATTTTCGATCATCGAAAATCAGGAGACAACCATTCAACGTGTTCGTTCTCAACCGACCTTGGCTTCTGCTTCGAGGGATGCTTGCATGGAATCGAGAGCACGTTGGTGATTCTTTCTGGTGTTTTCGAATTCTTCCTCTTTCTCCTGGATACGGCGGTCAATCTCCTGTCGAACTTGGCTAAGTTCAAGCTGGCTGCGGAGAACCTTGTTCTCTTCTTGTTCGAGAGCAGCTTCGGCCTCCTCGAGTGCGGCTTGAAGTTCATCCTTCTCAGCCTCCAGGCGCTTCCTGGCCTTCTCGATCTCGTGGATGTTGCGTCCACCCTCGCCGATTTGGTCCAGAAGATCTTTGACTTCGTCGGCAAGGTTCTTGTTTTCGCGGCGTACTGCCTCCAGTTGTTCCTGGCCTTCCTCGTATGCACCTTCATTCGAAAAGCAAACAACGTATTAATCCATGCTACCTTCTATtgaaaccctttgcactcgattaTTCTTCGCTACTAGAAACCAACGCTTCGAAAGAATCCttcgagtcgtaaaattaatccggaacggaacattttcacaTACTTGGCATATATACGTTTACGaaaacgtgatatttaaattccaatttgaattacaAACCACGAACGTTTTCCCGGGTCGGAATCGGTACACCGAACTAGGTAGcgaccgagggtctcctctcgagtccaaagggttaaacgaaCCGATGTTCAACGTTAACGCGACCTCTCGAGTTGAACTTCGAAAGAGACGTTTCGCTGAAAGAAGTAGAAGTACCGTACCTCTGAGCCTGAACAGTTCCGTGCTGTAGTTGCGGCATTCCTTTTGGCTGGCGTCGAGTTCGGCGGCAAGATCGTCGACCTTGAGCTTCCATTCGCCAATAATCTTGTCGAAGGCCTTCTGTTTCTTCTCGGCAGCGTTGGCAATTGCTGTTGCACGGTCGACCTCGATCTGCAGGTCCTCGACCTCCGTCGATAATCTCTGTTTCGTTTTCTCGAGCGCGATGACCTTCTGGTTGAGGGATTCGATGGTCTCCTCCGCTTCCGCCAAACGTGCCTGCAACTTTCTCTTAGCTTCCTCGAGTTCTTCCGCTCTTGCAACGCCCTCGGACTCGTACTTGGTACGCCACAATTGGGCCTCCGCGTTCGCCTTGCTCAGCTGCCTCTGTAGATCAGCCTTGCCCTCCGCCTCTTCCTCGACTTGTTCCCGAATGTTGTCCAGATCGTGTTCCAGGTTACGGAATTTGCCAAGCAGTGTGGCGCGTTCCCTTCCTTCCTCGTCGGCCAATCGTTTCGTGTCCTCGAGTTGCGTGGTGAGCGAGATCTTGATTTTGGAAAGCTGGCTAACTTGGGACTCGGCCTCCTCCAGTTGGCGCAGGAGGTCGCTGTTCTCGATCGACAGCTTCTTCTTGGCGGCGTCGAAGTCGTTCAGGGTGCGGTTCACCTCTTCGAGTTTACCCTGGGTCTCGTTCAATTGGTGTTGCAATTGCTTGACGATCTTCTCTTGGGCGGCCTTTGTTCGAaatgttggaaatatttaatcgaacgCCTCGAATCGATCGCTCGAGCTTCGAATTTACGTTTGGACGATCCTTCCGGAAGGATTTCGTGGCGAACGTGGAATATTTACCAGCACGATGCGATCGTGCCCAATGGAAAGACGAACGAACTCTGATAGACCGATCGGTGAACAATTTTTGATGTTAAATATCGTCCAAACGTCAACTCGAGCTTCAAATAGAAATGTACACACGAGGAGCAAGCTTTGCAATCTGGACACACTTTCCAACGGTGCAAGGTATGTACGAAAACATTCACGAGATTCATGGAATCTTCCTCAAACTCGTTTCCTCTCTCAGCTGCAACGGCTACCCGATGAAGCTGTTAGTTGCGTTAGTTTGCCGAATTAGGAAGGATTTTCGAACGGACGTCTTACCTTCTCGTTGCTCAGGTGGTCTACGCTCGCGCGCATGTCGTTCAATTCGCTGAAGTATTGCACCTTCTCTTTCTCAACCCTGGTTTTCATTGAAACAGATTCGAAGAGAATGATTAGTGACCAGGGAGGATAAAATTAGATAGACGACATTTTGGTTACGATGAAATACATTActggaagaaatatttcaaagataTCGACGGAAACCTGAAAATTAATCACAGAGACAAGGGGAACATTTTCGTGCTCATTCCGATACGTCGAAGGTTGGACAAAAAACAATCTACGAAGAGTAACGAATCGCTGTTTagtatgaaaaagaaaaaacaaattgtAGTCCCTCCGGTCAATTACAGCGTTTGAAAACAGAATTTTGATTCCGTGCtaactctgaaagtagatcgagAACACAAAACAGGAAGAAAAGACAGACACGACAGatgatttttcaaacaaatttcgaataaacaGGGTCTCGACATTCTCGTTGTTTTTAATGTACCTTTTCGCGGGCAACCTGATCCGTCGTGGCACGAGAATTATTCAGCTCGGAGTGGATGTCATGACGGCCCTTTTCGGCTCTATTGAAAACATCGCATTACGTTCTCGATTCTTTGAAAACGTTCATCGTTACGTTAAACGcaaagtaaatttcttcgttgctAATATATATAGTTTCTACAGTCTCTAGAAAATCTTCTACACCGAGAGATCAATATTTCGGACTAAATCTTAACCTGTATAGTATCTTTCGAGTACTTCTACAAGCTGAGGAATCCGATCACGAACAGAAAGAAACATTCTTTTCTCTAATAACATAATTTCTCGTACTTGGAGACACTCGAACTCAATCGATCATTACCGTTAATCGTCGAGAATTAAAGGGTGTCCCAAATATCACCGGTAGATTTGAATTTACTCGAAAAAGTAAAGTAAGCTGTCccaattatcaccggtcgatttgaatttactTGAAAAAGTAAAGTAAGCTGTCCCAAATATCATCGGTAGATTTGAATTTACTTGGAAAAGTAAAGTAAGTTGTCccaattatcaccggtcgatttgaatttactCGAAAAAGTAAAGTAAGCTGTCCCAATTattaccggtcgatttgaatttactCGAAAAAGTAAAGTAGGCTGTCCCGTTTataaccggtcgatttactttatcAAGTAAGttcgaatcgaccggtgataataGGGACACCTTGAAGAAGTTCTAGTCCGTTCGTGTGGATGCGATATAATATCGATAAGTGTCAATGTCACCGTCTCACCTAGCCTTGAGCTTGTTGAGTGTGTCAATTTGTTCTCCCATTTCGGCAACGGCATCGTTATGCTTCTTGCGCAAGCTGGCAAGGGTAGCTTCGTGCTGAATGTTGGCTTCCTCGAGGTCCCTGCGAAGCTTGCTAAGTTCAGCCTCCCTCTTCTTGTTGAGCTCGATTTGAGCAGAGGTGGCGCCACCAGCTTCTTCGAGACGTTCGCCAAGTTCCTCAAGTTCTCGTGCAAGGTCGCTGCGTTGTTTCTCAGCTTTCACGCGAGAACCACGCTCAGCTTCGATCTTTTGTAAACAGAGACGTAGACGTTCGATGTACACTCGAGCCAATTGTGAAAACCGAAAGTACATTTCTCTTTTTCGATAAACTTACTTCttcctcgagttcttcgataCGTGCTTGCAGTTCCTTGATCTGTTTCTGTAACTTGCCGACCAAGGACTGTTCGTCTTCGAGTTTAGCGGTTAAGGACGAGAGTTCCTTGTCCTTGCGTTGGATAGTTTGCTCGAGTTCCTTCTTGTTTCTCTCGAGGTCAGCAACGGCTTCTTGTGTGAGTTTCAAGTCACCCTCAACCTTCCTCTTGGACTTCTCTACGTCAGCCCTGTGGAAAcaattatgtaaaattattaaatttaccgGTTTGCACGGTACCAAACATTAATATGAACCAATTATAACTCTTCTGTTACAGCTTCGAAGCGAATTCGTCTCGGAAAATGTATCTATCTCTTTTAAgataagaatataaagaaacattttttaaaaattctttttaaattcattttaccgtcgaaaatgtttgaaattgtaATCGTTAAAATATACTGACCGTGATTTCTTTTCACGTTCAAGGGaatcctcaagttcgtcaagagTATGCTCGAGTTTGATTTTGACTTTGTTAAGGTGGTTGACCTTGTCTTCGGCAGCCTGGAGCTCCTCGCCAGTCTTCTGGTTAACCTCACCCTGGTTCTTCTTCTCTTTGTTCAATTTGTTGATCAATTCGTCTTGGTGAGCAATCTCGTCGTTCAAGTTGCGTATTTGGTGATCCTTCGTTGCTTTGTCTTGCTCTGACTTCTGGAGATTGAGCTCGAGGTCTTCGATGTCTTTTTTCAAACCAGCTACCTCCTGTTCGAGTTTCTTCTTATTTTGGAAGAGGTTGTTTCTTGAGTCTTCTTCTTCCTTGAATCTATCGTTAAGGTCCTGTGATAGATAAAATAAAAGTTAACGGATACTCTATGGATGCTatcgtatttttcttcgcgttGGTTCACCTTACGATAAGAGTGAACATTTTCTTAGCTGCCACTGttcgatattttcgttcgaaagtagtatCGATTCGTTGCACTTCGTTCTCAAGGGTACTCTTCAATCGATCGTATTAAATATGTTTAATAATaagaatgtattatataatttgaTCGTTGCTTCTCAATATTTTTCCTCGCGTTGGTTCACCTTACGATAAGAGTGAAACATTTTCTTAGCTACCACTGTTCGatgttttcgttcgaaagtagtatCGATTCATTCTCACGGGCACTTTTCGATCTCatcgtattaaatatatttaataataagaacgtattatataatttgATCGTTGCTTctcaatattcaataattttcagctgcagtaaaaattaattttgatcttcACAGCACGATGCATACTATTATTTAATACATCCGAGTGTTACTTTACTCCAGATCCATTGCTCGAGTATGTACACGTAATGCAACGTTGCATTACGAcgatagaaatatatatttaatagcgACTCGTGTTCGATGGAGGATTCAGTGTCGTACTCGATTAACTGGATGTATTTATATCTAACATAttcgacaaaaatattcaacaagTAGTCCACTTGGTCCCGATATTATTATACAGGCTTAAAAATATTGCGTTACGACGATGCGGATGAATTGAGTAAACATAAACAAGTAGAATCATCTGGCAAGCTGAGATGATGCGTGGGTGTTGAATCATTCGTTACAAGAAGAAGGCTAGTTCATGGAAGTGGCTTTCGATCCAAGGACGCGAAGAACGTCAAAGAACATCTCGAGGAGTCTACCACGAAGTGGAAAATCAGCAACACTGATGTTCGATGAtactaaataaatattactttttaaaGGATTTGCGAACCACCGTGTTAGAATCGCAAAAAAAATGATTCATGCTCGAAGAAACGCGAGCTTTCGAGTATTATAGCGTATCGTTATGATATcacttattatttattaaccgtTACGGTGAATCACAGACCTCTGGTGGAAAGTATTGCATCATTCGTTTACCTAACACCTTTAGAAATAACtgttcgtattatttttactttcgtatAAATAGCAATTGCACGAAAATGTAATTATCTCAATTGGAGAGTATAAATAACAGTGTAAGTTACCAAATGCCGTAGAAATAATACTAAAAGAATAgttaaaattgttcgaacgaaacgtgaaTAAATTCATTTACTCGCCGGAAGTAAACATTCGTCGCAAGGTGTATTTAATGCTACATTATCAAACTGAACGAACTTCAAATTAAATCGAATACATTGTTGCgtgttatttattatattggctatttcgtattaattattttatcatcgtaccttttctttttttacgcatATCGATAAAGTTCACGAGACCTTTTCGGAAGATTACTCAAGATTCCTGTCACGCGATTGttttgcaacgaagaaagacgtcGTTCGAGTGGTGcacgaaaatggaaaaaaaagattACCGATGATATCGAACGGTCATTGTCTTCCATCGATTCCGTTTTCAAGATTTTATCATCCCGATGTTGACACAATCCTCTTAAATAAAGTTCAGAAGTCTAACTCGGACCAATATTATCCACGATCGTCTCGTCGACCACACGATCGttttgcaacgaagaaagacgtcGTTCGAGTGGTGCACGAAAATGGCAAAAAAAATTACCGATGATATCGAACGGTCATTGTCTTCCATCGATTCCGTTTTCAAGATTTTATCGTCCCGATGTTGACACGATCCTCTTAAATGAAACACGAATTGTACGAACACGAGTTACGAAGATTCAGCCACGACAATAACACCCGATGTAGGGTAAACGCAACCGAGATAATTCCGTAAAGTTAAAAGACGAAGCGAAAGTACCCTAGACGGAGGTACTTTAATCGATTCGAGACGAAGAGGATCTCTCGAACGAAGACGTACGGTCAAGAAGTTCCACGATGACGCATATAAGTGTACCGACGTATAAATACATCTTACACCTGTTACCTCCTTCGTTTTCTCGGCTGTTCCAGCGCATAGCCACGCCCACTTTTAATAACCTGGAATCTGGGATCGACGGTGGCTAAATTTGGCTCCTTTAAGGTAGGGGAAAGCTGTTCAATGTTTCCTCTCCCCGACAACCGCGTTAAGCCAGTTTAAACGATTTTTTCTGTTATTCTACTACTTTCCTCCCTAGCCGAGCCGCGCGCGGCGTCGCGTTAATTACAAATTTACTTCCTGCTATCGCGAATATCTCGTACGAGTTCAACCGGCTCGCGATAAAATCGACCCGCGGAGCTATTGATAGGGCTTTACGGTCGTTCATTTAGTTCCTTAACGAACGGTTGAACGAAAAGGGGCCTCGTCTTGAAATTGCACTCGACTCACAGAGAGATCCGCTAATCTCTCCGTACCATTAGTAACAGGTATAAATATCGAAAACGTGAACGCGTATTGCTCCTTGGAAAAACGATGCGCGTAACGATCGATCCGGATTCAGAGTTTCAAATATTCTAACATCGAgcgagaaaatttttttccatgcGTAAACGATTGTCTAAAAGTTACTCCTCGGTTGTAGAAAGTCACAGGCTATTTGAATTATTAAATGGTTTAAATTGTAACAACGTTCTCCCAACGGGGAATAAAACGTGTAAGAATACGGTTAGTGAAGAATTTCATCGTTTAATAATCGTGAGgatattattgtaatttaaattttaaacttgctacaaaaatttttctATCGCAGATTGTACGCTTGGGTACGTCCGAAGAGGACTGGGAGCAACGCGGTCGAAAGCGAAAGAAGCacgtaaatatgtaaataaatttgttactCGGTATCGTCGCGTTTTAAACTGTTATTGCGGTGTTAAATATTCGCGAGTTACTCGCACGATATTTATTACGCTTCTCTTTTCAACGTTGCGTTTCGTAAAAGTGTCGTCCGCTTGATCGAACCGCGACGATCTCGTAATTTTCGACACGTGGCTGCTCGATATCATTTATCGCTCGATCTTGGCGATTCTCTCCCCATAAATTCGACGTTACGGACAGAATGGTCGCGATAGTCGTGCGTATGAGCCATTTCCTGTCCGCACAAAGAGGTCTCGAAAGACGCACGAAGCGATCCTAAATTCAATCTCGAAACGAGCCTGCGACAGTCCAACTGGTGTCAACAGAAAATATGTGCTGGTCGCCGGTTTAAAAGGCACCCGTTAAAAATAGTCTGGAATTCTGGAACGAGCCTCGGTTCCCCACGATGTAaccaaactcccctttctcgagaATCACTTTCGTTACGAATTCTTATGTATCTTCGTGAGCTGTCCGCAAACCCGAGACTCGGAACGTGACAGCGAAGAAATAGTTACCGTCACGGTAGGTTACACGTTAATTCGTATGATAAAGTTACATCGATATCACAAATTGTTTTTCATTGAATtttcgaaagagaaataatcttcgtctttgaaaatattctacaacAGATATTCATCCGTTTCGATTTGTTCtcccttttcatttttttataaatcgatGATTGCATTCTGATCTGTCAAGCTTTTCATCGAATCTGTGATACAATTCTCTGTCGAGTAGTTAGGTTAATCTCAATAGTAACTTTCTGTATCAACGATTATAAAGATCCAATTTCTTTACCATCTTATCTAAATATTTAATACTACTATTTCCTGGAAAACTTCGTCCTCTTATTGGAACTGTTTTTCACCGTATGCGAACATTTTACAATCGTTTGTATCAATCAGCAGGTTACTGTATCCTTTTCACTTCGGTAGTTAGTtactttttgtataaaattgccAAATGGAATGTTTTTCTTAGCTTCGGACTTTTACCGATATATTTAAACGAAGAACCAATTTAACTacgttttattcattttttatacatCGAGAAAGATCCAAAATCAAAATTAACTATCGTGCCGATATTGGTTctatcgattattattttatataaaaaaaaagtgacCGAAATAATCTTTGGAAATGTTAAACATCGATGGAATAAAAAGATTCGGGCGCGTCGTCTCGAAAACAGGGCGGAGAAATAATAAGAGAGACcggaatgaaaaagaaattgtgAGGACTGAAAAAACAACACTCGGCTGCTATAATTTTAGAACGAATGCAGGAAACGACCGAATATGTATGGCGATAAAGCTGAATGATTCGTCGCCGAAGAAAAATAGCGCGCGACGAGCGGTGAAGTCAGACACGGGTCTGACTAATGATGCGCCCTCGCTACTTTGTGGCTGCGCTTCTTGCGCAACGACGATGTATCAACTCTTGTCAGGTGCATCATTCCCGGTAACCCGAGCCAGATTCATTTAAATTATGATCGGACACCGGTGGTGCTCGAATTTCAAGCTTTCCCAAAAAAAACTCTCTTGGACGTTCGCGTTTGGAAGCCGATCGTCTCCTAATTTTACTTCTGTAATCTATGGATTTTAGATTTCGCGTAGTAAATTAACACGCTACTCTCGTTAATTAGAAATTCCAGACGcgagttttttgttttttgttttttttgtttggaGAAATTAGCGCGTAAATTAATACACGTTTGATCTTTCGTAGAGATCGTACGTTTCTCCTTCGAGAAGAAAACGCTTGGAAATTCTTTTTTTGGAAAActtcatatttttctaaaaattaacaTCCCCGAATGTACGATTCATGATAGGTATAAATTAAAATCAGGATATTTTTCGTCCATGAATTGctagaaattaattaatattttctggGTATACTCGAGAGAAAGTTTACTTTCCATACCAAtgatgaaaaatgtttaaccgttcgatcgaacgcgatgtTTCTAcggtttttcgaaaaatattttcggatAGGTATGCAGGAAATGATCTCGAGGGAAAGCTATTCGCAGCttcatattataaataaatatccagCGAAGTTTCTCCGCCTGTTATTCTTTTCGGTATTTAaagctttcgtttcttcgtattttcccgtatatttttctttctaatcTGTTTTTATTAACTGCAGCCGTAACGCACGAATGTCCACGGTGGAATTTCGAATCATTGAGAA
The sequence above is drawn from the Ptiloglossa arizonensis isolate GNS036 chromosome 1, iyPtiAriz1_principal, whole genome shotgun sequence genome and encodes:
- the Mhc gene encoding myosin heavy chain isoform X10 yields the protein MPKPKPQEGEDPDPTPYLFVSLEQKRIDQTKPYDAKKACWVPDEKEGYVLGEIKATKGDVVTVGLPGGESKDFKKDQLQQVNPPKYEKCEDMSNLTYLNDASVLHNLKQRYYAKLIYTYSGLFCVAINPYKRFPVYTSRCAKLYRGKRRNEVPPHIFAISDGAYVNMLTNSENQSMLITGESGAGKTENTKKVIAYFATVGASTKKADDANQKKGSLEDQVVQTNPVLEAFGNAKTVRNDNSSRFGKFIRIHFGPSGKLAGADIETYLLEKARVISQQSLERSYHIFYQMMSGSVAGLKDMCFLSNNIYDYVNVSQGKITIPNVDDGEECLLTDQAFDVLGFTQEEKNDIYKITAAVMHMGGMKFKQRGREEQAEADGTEEGERVAKLLGCDCADLYKNLLKPRIKVGNEFVTQGRNKDQVAYSVGAMSKAMFDRLFKWLVKKCNETLDTKQKRQHFIGVLDIAGFEIFDFNGFEQLCINFTNEKLQQFFNHHMFVLEQEEYKKEGIDWEFIDFGMDLAACIELIEKPMGILSILEEESMFPKATDKTFEEKLNNNHLGKSPNYLKPKPPKPGQQAAHFAIGHYAGNVPYNITGWLEKNKDPLNDTVVDQFKKSANKLLVEIFADHPGQSGDTGGGGGGKGGRGKKGGGFSTVSSSYREQLNNLMTTLRATQPHFVRCIIPNEMKQPGVIDSHLVMHQLTCNGVLEGIRICRKGFPNRMVYPDFKLRYKILAPAAVDKVASDPKKAAAAILEASGLDPDQYRLGHTKVFFRAGVLGQMEEFRDERLSKIVSWMQAYIRGYLSRKDFKRLQEQRLALVVVQRNLRKYLQLRTWPWWKLWQKVKPLLNVTRIEDELAALEEKARKAQEAFEKEEKLRKELEEQNTKLAAERNALQRQLDGEKGSLSEYMEKSLKLAAQKADLESQLQDLNDRFKEEEDSRNNLFQNKKKLEQEVAGLKKDIEDLELNLQKSEQDKATKDHQIRNLNDEIAHQDELINKLNKEKKNQGEVNQKTGEELQAAEDKVNHLNKVKIKLEHTLDELEDSLEREKKSRADVEKSKRKVEGDLKLTQEAVADLERNKKELEQTIQRKDKELSSLTAKLEDEQSLVGKLQKQIKELQARIEELEEEIEAERGSRVKAEKQRSDLARELEELGERLEEAGGATSAQIELNKKREAELSKLRRDLEEANIQHEATLASLRKKHNDAVAEMGEQIDTLNKLKARAEKGRHDIHSELNNSRATTDQVAREKAAQEKIVKQLQHQLNETQGKLEEVNRTLNDFDAAKKKLSIENSDLLRQLEEAESQVSQLSKIKISLTTQLEDTKRLADEEGRERATLLGKFRNLEHDLDNIREQVEEEAEGKADLQRQLSKANAEAQLWRTKYESEGVARAEELEEAKRKLQARLAEAEETIESLNQKVIALEKTKQRLSTEVEDLQIEVDRATAIANAAEKKQKAFDKIIGEWKLKVDDLAAELDASQKECRNYSTELFRLRGAYEEGQEQLEAVRRENKNLADEVKDLLDQIGEGGRNIHEIEKARKRLEAEKDELQAALEEAEAALEQEENKVLRSQLELSQVRQEIDRRIQEKEEEFENTRKNHQRALDSMQASLEAEAKGKAEALRMKKKLEADINELEIALDHANKANAEAQKNIKRYQQQLKDVQTALEEEQRARDEARELLGISERRANALQNELEESRTLLEQADRGRRQAEQELADCHEQLNELGAQNASISAAKRKLEAELQTLHSDLDELLNEAKNSEEKAKKAMVDAARLADELRAEQDHAQTQEKLRKALETQIKELQVRLDEAEANALKGGKKAIQKLEQRVRELENELDGEQRRHADAQKNLRKSERRIKELSFQADEDRKNHERMQDLVDKLQQKIKTYKRQIEEAEEIAALNLAKFRKAQQELEEAEERADLAEQAITKFRTKGRGGSAARGLSPAPHRSAFKPQLDGSAFPPRFDLQPDGEL